Genomic DNA from Mixophyes fleayi isolate aMixFle1 chromosome 7, aMixFle1.hap1, whole genome shotgun sequence:
GTATAGATATTCGGGAATTCTTCCCCATCATGATTTCAATAAACTCAGGGGAATCATCATTCAATACTGTAGATTGCTTTCAAAATAGAATTCCTTGTTGGGCTACCCATATTGTTTCtacacattttatgtatttaattcaagaccgtgcaaactagcaaaacaaagtaaaatacattattatattcaaGTGTAGATTTTAATATGAAGACCTATCTCTAGTATCCTAATTTGGAAAGGTAAACTGATACCAAAGCAAGATCCACAATGTATTTATTGGTGGGGTTTGGGAAAAAAAAGCCCCACATATTCACTATTAGTTTTTTACATTTCCCCCTTTTGGGTAAATTGTCTTTGCCGCATCACGAGGTATAAGCTAAACTAATGGTACGTTCTGAAAATTCATAGTCTTCTGAAAAAATAACAAGGCCgtgtataatttgtgtgggtactgcataaacaaattaccGATGTTGAAGTTGGTATGTGAATAGCCCCAGAAGTGTCAAAATGGGCTCGACATGGGGGTGAGAAATGCTTCAGTGGCTAAGGGGTTAAATTATAATTGACAACTTTTAGCCTTTCTATGAATCACCCAAACCGCATCCAATATGTCCTGCCAAGACCACAGGGTCTGGGTTAAAGGTTCAGGCCACTTCAGGCTAATTGTCTTCATCCTTTACCATGGGCAGACGTCAacattaaaaccttactacatttttccttttactttggagaagaactattttcttttattttaaaattaatttccgtttatacctctccctgtcaccaTCTTGCTCCCCCAAAAGTCTAGCACCCTAttctgcagcctagtcagcctattgaatAATCAGGCCCATATTTTGGCAGAGCCGTACCTGACAGTGAATATCTGCCCTTTCAGTGCCTGAAAATTGTGACAGACAGCAAAAATCCAGATGATTGGGAGGTATGTTTTTAAATGGTCTACTTCTCCCCCCTTGCAGGATGACCAGATACGTGGCAGGCTACACGGGTCACTTTAACTTGAGATTGTTTGCAGAGTGCTACAATGCTTTCCATTAGTTGCAGGACAACGTGATGTGTACACAGGACCATAGTGGGCCTTCTGTTACATTATTATGAAAATAATCTCAGTGGCTGCTGGTGACGAATGGAGGTTCAACATTATTGTTTTAGCAGTGGTTCCTGATGAGGGCGAAATCAAACACAGCGTAATAATGTCCTTAACAAAAACCTAGTTCCTACCAATTTATGTAATCAAGACACTGTAGCTCCTTACAACACATCTGTCCCTCTATTAAATTTGGTGCAGACATCTGCTGTTTATGCTGAGGCTACTCAGGCTTTTCACGCCCACATGTGAACAAGTGACAAGCTAAGTTTTACTTAGATAACACTGTCCCTACTCCGTACAAACTCACAAGTCACATCGTCCACATCACAGCTCTAAATAAGAAGTCATGCAAACAGTGAATGCAAAGTATCAATAACTCTTTATTTTCCTCCCAATCTTATTTTGGACAAGAGTATATGAACAGCTTACAGAGAGAGACAACAATATTCTCTTGTGAGCAGATTCGTTGTATCCTACTTATAACAGAAAGGTCTATAACAACAGAGTAGATATGGTATGGGAAGACCAATGTGCATATGCTGAATATTGGATAGTGCACCTTCATTGGTTTAGAGAATACAGTATCAttacaaaacatatttataattaGTGCTTCCAAGTGTCCTAGTTTTATACTTAGTACTTCATAAATCATATAGACTGGATGAAAGGGGGGTTGGTAGAGAGAGCCTGTAAATTAATGGATTTGTGCATGGaaatgaaaatgtgcaaacaggtaaacacttgggACTTGCAGACATGGCAATTCTTAACATTTGGAAGACAGTATTTTTATGCAACCACTGTTTACTAAAAGCAAGATATCATAGCAAACGTACAGGTATATATGAAACATTCATAATAAAGATATGTCATATGCGGAACATGACATTTATGGGGACTACGCTAAGTTTTTTTTGGTTAAATGTATTGAGATTAAGGGTATTGCAcggcccttttgaaggctagAGGGCTGCACATAGACCCCTTAGGTTGTATCATCACTGTTACTGCTTTAATGCAGAGACCGTTTATGACTCCCCCCAGTGGTGATGACTGATATAGACAGTGGACAGTACTGTTAACAACTGCAGGCGAGAATCCACTCTGCCTCACGATTCAACTAGGAAAATGGAGTAGTTAGTAaagaccaaaaacaaaacaatatattaaaagggaaaaaaataaatacagttaaCATAAACCTATCCCGGTGCTGCCTCCTAAACTGCGCTGCCCGGGCACATGCCTGGTTTGTCTATATGGCAAATAGAGTACTGTCGTAGCGCTGGTGCAAAAGTTATTTTTGGTCTTCAGTTATCCATTTCACTTTCAGGAGATGCCCCTTCTTGTACATGGATCTATAACCAATGTGCCCCTGACCCTAGTTTCACACAGCGTCATTGTACTGTATACCTTACTCCCATTATGACCAGATAAATAGCGCTGGTGCTAATGTCGCATACAGGATGTTTTGCGGTTACCTCTGTTGAGACTGGCAATATGGCCGCTCCCACATGTTTGTGCAGCTGAGTCACATGTCTTGTTGTGCTTTAAGTATTTTCTTGCTGATCAAACTTAAACAATCATATtcttaatacaaatattttaagaCCTTTCAGGTGCCATGTATAAAGATAATTGGAAGATCTCATTGAATATGACGGCGGGAAAAAAATTATGTCTTTGTACGTCACCAATCTCTTGAATTGGTATATAATGACTTAAGTAACTTCTGTTCTTTATTTACTATTAGGCAtgcttaccaactctcccggaatgtccgggagattcacAAAATCgggataggtctcccggactccagacAATTGAAGTTGAGCTGCTGTGATTTCATAGCAGCTCAACTAACTGCAGCCTCAGCTTTTTTTTATTACCTATATCAGATGCCATTACAACATTGTACTAAAGATGTGGGAAGGTCTTCTTTTATCTGTACTGGAATGGGGACATAATACAGGATTCCAGGTTAACATTGAGCTATGTAGCCTCGTGCTTTATACCTGAAAATTTCAGTGTTGAGGGACATTATCAGTTTTCCTGTTCTTTGAATATTTACAGTTGCTGAAAACTGATTTCTCTGCTTAGACAAAATTAAatatcaacaacaacaacaaacatatgacaggggcagggactgatgtaagtgcgttctttgtacagcactgcagaattagtggcgctatataaataaataaatgaagatggaaCAGAaaggaaagatggccctgtccaaatGAGTTTACTAAAAGGTGTGGGACAACTTGATAcagaaggtagcagaataacaatatacattataatcaattaaaaaaaaagttttctgaaTGAAACTGAAACAGAGAATCTGTAACGAAACAAGACTGTGTTACCCTCAACCAAACCCTCCCTCAATGTCCACACATACAAAAGACACGTCTAAATAGCCACAATGTACAGTACATAGCCATGTATGCTGTGTACACGGTTGACCAAGCACATATTTGTCACAATCACCTACTTCATTTGGTCAAATCACtggctatatattgtatatgcagATCAGCTAATAAACTACAATTCTGTTTCTTTGCAGTTTCGACGTTTTCAAGAGGTAACGTTGACCAGACTACAAGGGATTGCCGAGAACTACAACATCTCCTACAACATCGATGCTCGCTTTCACCACGTTTTCGGCCAGCAACGGTCATTAGCGCAAGCGTTCAATACCTCTAGTGAAATTACGCAAAGGGAGCTGAATGACATAAAAGTCTGGATGAAAAAGATTCAGAAGAAAACCAAAAAGTTGGACTTAAAGATCTCTGCCCTGGAGGAATCCATGGCTGATAGGAACAAGCAGGTAACCAAAGAAAACAAGGTGAGAGATGTGGCAATCGCTAACTTGACCTCAGCCCTTAGCAGCCAGAGGAGGATAATTTACCAGCTGGTGAAGGACAAGAGTGAGTTGCAGAAGGGGGTGGAGGTCTTTCGAGAGTCGGTGGAGAGGCAGGAAAACAAAATTGCTGATTTAGAGAAGCGGTTACGAAGTATGCAGCAAAACGAGATCCTACCACTGAGTTCCTTGACAGCGGATCAGGAGATCAATCGAACTCCTGAGAATAAGCGGATGGTGTCTAAGGAAAATGACCCTGGGCCAATAACTGTCCAGCAGCGCTTGGTAAAGCTGCAGGCCAAACATAACCAGAGAAAGAAGATGCTGGAAGAACAGCAGCTGCTTATACCCACCAAAAATAAAATGGCTCTCGTGGCTGCTCAACACGTGGAAGAGACCACAAACCCATCAGAAGAGACTAGACCTGATCTACAAACTACGAGAAAGCCGCCAAGCATCACAGAGTTTCCAATGAGCAACCCCAGAACTAACCTTCGTGAAGACCAAGAAGAGGTTGTCCCTGTCTCAAGATATATTGCCCAGATATCTGCTCTTCATGGAAATGTGACCAGAGACACCAGTCCACCAGGAGAACAAGTACCCTATATCCAAACTACTAAGAAGCCATCCCTTATTACAAACATCCCAAAGCACCATGAGGAGAGCACCAAAGCACCGGCCACAAGTAAGTTAGACACCGACAGCTGTTACCAATATTTCTCTTCTCCATTTATCCATTACTCGCTGCTCAAggcatttttgtttacttcttgGGTAGCAGTGAAAGGTGATCTTTTGGCAGCTGAGTCAGTGGAATGCGTTGGGTAAAGTCAGTAACTGAGTGATGTAATAATAGTACATCATTTCATTCCATAATGACCTAAGTGTTTTTGATATAGAATGCAGTTGTCCACTGCTTTCCATATACATATGTAGCAAAAGTTATCCCAATTATTTCATTTTGACATCCTAGATTGTATCTCAGTAACCATTTCCTATACTATAGTTTCTAAACTCTTTTGGGATAATTGTTCTGCATTTGTAACTTTGACTTCGTTTTCTGTATACCCTATTCAGTCATAGTATTATGATGGTATTGTAGGTTctctatattaattgttacaattTAATAGCCGTATGTTTCTTTCTACcacttatattgtttattttattcttgttttaGTTTGTAACGTGAATTCCATGTTGAGTTTCCCCACCTCTTCCACTGAAAACTTTGCCACCTTCAATAAAGGGCTCAGGGAGTCATTGCATGAACTGTCCATCTGCAGCTGGGTAAAGACCAATGCCAGTTACCTGGGTACTATCCTTTCCTATGCAACAGAAGAGAACGACAACAAGCTGGTTCTCCACGGCAGGAACGGCGCAGTCTACGACTCTCTCCACTTTGTCATCGGAGATCCAGCCTTTCGAGAACTGCCGCTGGTGCCCTTGGTAGATGGCCGCTGGCACCACACTTGTTTCATCTGGTCCGCCATCCAGGGCAAGTACTGGTTCTATGTTGATCGTAGGCTAACTTCTACTGGTTCCAGGTTTCAGAAAGGCTATGAGATCCCCCCTGGAGGATCGCTGGTTCTTGGCCAGGAGCAGGACACCTTGGGTGGTGGATTTGACACCGCTGAGGCATTTGTGGGGCATCTGGCAGGTTTCGCCATGTGGAATCGAGCTTTATCGCCAGGAGAAGTCTCCAGCATTGCCACAGGGAAAGGTTTGCCTAGAGGTACCATCTTTACACTGGCAGATGCCACTTCACTTCATGGTTCAGTGCAGCGGGTGAACTGTACCTGTCTGGAGCACTGTCTGTAGAATACCgtgaaatattttctgtaaatagAAGCTACAGTTGCTTCCATGTTCGACAATTGTTGGGACAACTTGGACTGTTTTACATGGACAATGACTGAAGCACGTAGGCCTGCATCCAAATTGTCATACGGACCTCCTTCATTGTCAAATGTCCAATATCCACAGTTGCAttagtaaaatattatttatagcagcggttcccaaagtgtgcgccatggctcccaggggtgccttgGCGCTACCacaaggggtgccgcggccatgaatatataaaaaaaaaaccttaccaatccggtggcacCCGGGACTtagcatcctccctcctcgcttctcacattcagtgacaagcagcaggagagaggaagatgctgggtcccgggagcCACCGGattggttatttatttttttacgttttttttttctcttcctggctcTCGGGATGCAGAgcgggcagagtgaggatgcagagggggcagagtgaggatgcagagggggcagattgAGGGGATGCAGAgcgggcagagtgaggatgcagagcgggcagagtgaggatgcagagggggcagattgaggggatgcagagggggcacagagtgaggggatgcagagggggcacagagtgaggggatgcagagcgggcagagtgaggatgcagagggggcagattgaggggatgcagagggggcacagattgaggggatgcagagggggcagattgaggggatgcagagggggcagagtaaggggatgcagagggggcacagagtgaggggatgcagagggggcacagagtgagtggatgcaggggcacagagtgaggatgcagagggggcagagtgaggggatgcagagggggcagagtgaggagatgcagagggggcacagagtgagtggatgcaggagcacagagtgaggatgcagagggggcagagtgaggggatgcagagggggcacagagtgaggagatgcagagggggcacagagtgagtggatgcaggagcacagagtgaggatgcagagggggcagagtgaggggatgcagagggggcacagagtgaggggatgcaggggcacagagtgagtggatgcaggggcacatagtgtgtggagatgaaggagggcacagagcttgtggagatgaaggagggcacagagtgt
This window encodes:
- the PTX4 gene encoding pentraxin-4, which codes for MVIDGNMLRFLVLTSLCLQRVFMEQSRVLEQRKPFFERFRRLEEQFRRFQEVTLTRLQGIAENYNISYNIDARFHHVFGQQRSLAQAFNTSSEITQRELNDIKVWMKKIQKKTKKLDLKISALEESMADRNKQVTKENKVRDVAIANLTSALSSQRRIIYQLVKDKSELQKGVEVFRESVERQENKIADLEKRLRSMQQNEILPLSSLTADQEINRTPENKRMVSKENDPGPITVQQRLVKLQAKHNQRKKMLEEQQLLIPTKNKMALVAAQHVEETTNPSEETRPDLQTTRKPPSITEFPMSNPRTNLREDQEEVVPVSRYIAQISALHGNVTRDTSPPGEQVPYIQTTKKPSLITNIPKHHEESTKAPATICNVNSMLSFPTSSTENFATFNKGLRESLHELSICSWVKTNASYLGTILSYATEENDNKLVLHGRNGAVYDSLHFVIGDPAFRELPLVPLVDGRWHHTCFIWSAIQGKYWFYVDRRLTSTGSRFQKGYEIPPGGSLVLGQEQDTLGGGFDTAEAFVGHLAGFAMWNRALSPGEVSSIATGKGLPRGTIFTLADATSLHGSVQRVNCTCLEHCL